From the Aquirufa lenticrescens genome, the window GCCCTCTGAAACCAATGTTTTACCATCATTGTTTTCGATTTGTTTTGTACGGAAAATCTTCATCAGAATTAAATCCGTCATACTGCTGATGCGCATATCCCGCCAAGCCTCGCCGTAATCGTGGTTTTTATTGCGCAATAATTCTAAGGTGATTTCTACTTGCTCATCGTATATACGGCCTAGTTCCTCTGGTGCAAATTCCATTTGGTCAGATCCTTCAAGCGATTTTTGAATCAGCGCGATGATGCAATAGTTGATGATTCCAATGAATTCTCCTTCGATGCCATCCTCGATTTTTTGCGCACCTTTTTCTTGGATACTGCGAATGCGTTGAGCTTTGATGAAGATTTGGTCAGTTAAGCTAGGTAGTCGTAAAATTCTCCATGAAGTACCGTAATCTTTGTTTTTTTTATCAAACAAGGCTTTGCAGAATGAAATTACTTGGCGATATTCGATTTCGGTTTGGGAAGGCGTTGAGTCCCTATTCATAGATACAGTTTTTAGACGATGCTCACGTTTTTATAGCCTACAAAATTATTTAAATTATCCTAAATTCACTCGATTTGGACGCTCTTTTTTCCACAAGTCAAACAATCCGTTTAAATGGGCAATTGCTTGATTTTTCGAAGCCGCAAATCATGGGAATTTTAAACATCACCCCCGACTCCTTTTTTGAAGGTAGTCGTGTATCGTCTGTAGAATTAGCCTTGAAACAGGCATCTTCCATGATCGCTGCCGGTGCTTTGATTTTGGATATCGGCGGACATTCGACTAGGCCTGGAGCAGCACCAGTGAGTCCAGAGGAAGAAATAGATCGGGTTTGTCCTATAATTTCTGCTATTTCCGCGGCATATCCATCTGTTATAATTTCAATAGATACTTACCGTGTTGCGGTTGCGAAGGCAGCTATGGCGGCTGGTGCCCATCTGTTTAATGATATTGGTGCTGGTCAAATGGACGAAGGAGTGTTCGATTACATCGTTGAAAATCAAGTTCCCTATATTCTCAGTCATAGTGTAGGGCGTTTCGAGCAAGTGCACGAAGTGCCAAACTATCAAAATGTCGTGGCAGAAGTATTACACGATTTATTGCCCAAAGTCCAAGAGCTACGTTCGCGCGGCTTCAAGGATTTGATTGTGGATCCCGGTTTTGGATTCTCTAAATCATTGGAT encodes:
- a CDS encoding DUF1599 domain-containing protein, which translates into the protein MNRDSTPSQTEIEYRQVISFCKALFDKKNKDYGTSWRILRLPSLTDQIFIKAQRIRSIQEKGAQKIEDGIEGEFIGIINYCIIALIQKSLEGSDQMEFAPEELGRIYDEQVEITLELLRNKNHDYGEAWRDMRISSMTDLILMKIFRTKQIENNDGKTLVSEGVEANYQDMLNYAVFCLITLKGEQQQQQQQ
- the folP gene encoding dihydropteroate synthase — encoded protein: MGILNITPDSFFEGSRVSSVELALKQASSMIAAGALILDIGGHSTRPGAAPVSPEEEIDRVCPIISAISAAYPSVIISIDTYRVAVAKAAMAAGAHLFNDIGAGQMDEGVFDYIVENQVPYILSHSVGRFEQVHEVPNYQNVVAEVLHDLLPKVQELRSRGFKDLIVDPGFGFSKSLDHNYKLLAHLRSFKLLGAPILAGLSRKTMIWKELGISADEALNGSSVLHTVALLQGASILRVHDVKEAKETIQLVHKLQQNGISHLL